One genomic window of Monodelphis domestica isolate mMonDom1 chromosome 1, mMonDom1.pri, whole genome shotgun sequence includes the following:
- the LOC103100897 gene encoding fibulin-7-like: MTLSLPQVPLSDGQGCLSKRSVLATIRQMQKLLSTQEAAQLQGLRSLRKQLTMLQGNVHKQATRRNETCPHLAMPAHGRKLGRKAGIGHEVHFLCDAGFQLVGSESRLCQENRTWSGQQPFCKSIDDCASHPCTNGGTCVDDVQRYICLCPSGWIGSNCQTPATSYWVSLSNSSFSRQPRCAENGQGARQCSCDTGFQMRAGGLCQDVDECQLFQLNQQNRICVHSCINLPGSYRCICPTGYLLNPDQNTCEDVDECADQQHNCSRGELCINVFGGFQCVRPECPRPRHNTSYVKTSAFQCERNPCPVDSQACRQAANSISFHYLPLPSNRTVPRVLFRMSTTRFLGDSLRFAITGGRGLGAFAVQRSDRHTGELVLTSPVPGPATLEVQLEMSELSKKVLLGKHVFRITAFISPYEF, encoded by the exons ATGACCCTGAGCCTCCCACAGGTCCCTCTCAGTGATGGGCAG GGCTGCTTAAGCAAGCGGTCAGTGCTCGCCACCATCCGCCAGATGCAGAAACTTCTGTCCACCCAGGAAGCTGCCCAACTGCAGGGCCTGCGCAGCCTCAGGAAGCAGCTGACCATGCTCCAAGGGAATGTCCACAAACAGGCCACACGGAGGAATG AGACGTGCCCCCATCTGGCGATGCCCGCTCATGGCAGGAAGCTGGGGAGGAAAGCAGGCATAGGACACGAGGTGCATTTCCTGTGTGATGCTGGCTTCCAGCTGGTGGGCTCCGAGTCTCGGCTGTGTCAAGAGAATCGAACATGGAGTGGGCAGCAGCCATTCTGCAAGA GTATCGATGACTGTGCCAGCCATCCCTGCACCAATGGGGGCACCTGTGTGGATGACGTACAGCGATACATCTGCCTCTGTCCAAGTGGCTGGATTGGAAGCAACTGCCAGACTCCTGCCACCTCCT ACTGGGTGTCTCTGAGCAACTCCTCCTTCAGCCGCCAGCCCCGCTGTGCCGAGAACGGGCAAGGTGCCCGTCAGTGCAGCTGTGACACTGGCTTCCAGATGCGTGCCGGCGGCTTATGCCAAG ATGTTGACGAGTGCCAGCTTTTCCAGCTGAACCAACAGAACCGAATCTGTGTCCACAGCTGCATCAACCTACCTGGGTCTTACCGCTGTATCTGCCCCACCGGCTACCTGCTCAACCCTGACCAAAACACGTGTGAAG atgtagatgagtgtgcagaTCAACAGCACAATTGCAGCCGTGGCGAGCTGTGCATCAACGTCTTTGGGGGCTTCCAGTGTGTGCGACCAGAATGTCCTCGGCCCCGCCACAACACCAGTTATGTGAAGACATCAGCCTT CCAGTGTGAGCGGAACCCGTGCCCAGTGGACAGTCAAGCCTGCCGCCAGGCGGCCAACTCCATCTCCTTTCACTACCTGCCGCTGCCGTCCAATCGCACAGTGCCCCGCGTCCTCTTCAGGATGTCCACCACACGCTTCCTTGGAGACAGCCTGCGCTTCGCCATCACGGGCGGCCGGGGCCTCGGGGCTTTCGCTGTGCAGCGCTCAGACCGGCACACGGGCGAGCTGGTGCTGACCAGCCCCGTGCCGGGCCCCGCCACCTTGGAGGTGCAGCTGGAGATGAGCGAGCTCTCCAAGAAGGTTCTGCTGGGCAAGCACGTCTTCAGGATCACCGCTTTCATCTCCCCCTATGAGTTCTAG